The genomic interval TGATCGTCGTCATCGTCAGCCTGCTGAGCCTGGGTTGGCGCACCGGCATAGTGGTCGCCCTGTCGGTGCCCCTGGTGCTGTGCATGGTCGCCATCTTCATGCTGGGGACCGGCTGGAATCTGGAGCGGATCTCCCTGGGGTCGCTCATCATCGCCCTGGGCCTGCTGGTGGACGACGCCATCATCGCCCTCGAGATGATGGTGGTGAAGATGGAAGCGGGCTGGGACAAGGTCAAGGCCGCCTCCTACTCCTATCAGGCGACCGCCATGCCCCGTCTCTCCGGTGCCCTGATCACCGCCGCCGCCTTCATGCCGGTGGGTTTCTCACAGTCCACCACGGGGGAGTACGCCGGCGGCATCTTCTGGATCGTCGGCGTGGCGGTGATCTTCTCCTGGCTCTGCTCGGGCCTCTTCACCCCCTACCTCGCCGTCAAGATGCTGCCGGACCGACTAGGCCATCACCATGGGGATGCGGGCCCTTATGACACCAAGGGCTATCGCAAGCTGCGTGGCTGGATCCAGCAGGCCATCGCGCGCCGCTGGCTGGTCATCGGCGTCACCTTCGGGGCCCTGGTGCTGGCCGTGCTGGCGGTCAAGCTGGTGCCGCAGCAGTTCTTCCCCAACAGCACGCGCCCCGAGCTCATCGTCGAGCTGCGCGTCAAGGAGGGGGCCTCGTTCGCCGCGACCACAGCGCAGGTCAAGGGCCTGGAGCAGGTGCTGACCAAGGACGAAGACGTGCGCTTCTACACCGCCTACACGGGGGCCGGCGCGCCGCGCTTCTACCTCTCCCTGGATCCCGAGATGCCCAACCCGGGCTATGCCCAGTTCGTGGTGATGACCCGGGATCTGGAGGCCCGTGAGCGCGTGCGTTCGCGCCTGATGGCCATGGCCAGCGAGCGGTTCCCCCAGGCCTGGGTGCGCGTTACCCGCCTCGAGCTCGGGCCACCGGTGGGCTTCCCGATCCAGTACCGCATCGTCGGCGCCGATACCCAGGTGGTGCGTGCCATCGCCCGCAGGATCGAACACCTGGTGGCGAGTCATCCCCAGGTGCGCGACGTCCAGCTCGACTGGAACGATCCGGTGCGCGCCCTCGGGGTCGAGCTCGATCAGGAGAAGGTGCGCGCCCTGGGGCTCTCCCCCGCGGAGGTGGCGATGGCGACCCAGTCCCTGATGCAGGGGGTGACCCTGACCCAGTTGCGCGACGGCGAGGAGCTGATCGACGTAGTCGCCCGCGCCATTCCCTCGGAGCGACTCGACGTCGAGACCCTGAAGGACGTCAACCTCTACACGAGCCAGGGCACAGTGGTGTCACTGTCGCAGATTGCGACCGTACGCCATGAGCTGGAAGAGCCTGTGCTGTGGCGGCGCAACCGTGACATGGCGATCACGGTGCGGGCCGACGTGGTGGACGGCGCCCAGGCGGTCTCCGTGACCCAGGCCATCACCCCCCTGTTCAAGGAGATAGAGGCGACCCTGCCCTCCGGTTACCGGATTGACGTCGGCGGCGCGGTCGAGGAGAGCAACAAGGCCAACGAGGCGCTGATCGCCGTGGCCCCCGTGATGCTAATCACCATCTTGCTGATCCTGATGCTGCAACTGCAGAGCTTTTCCCTGATGACCATGGTGCTGCTGACCGCGCCCCTCGGGATGATCGGGGTGGTGGCCGCCCTGCTGCTGTTCCAGGCGCCCCTGGGCTTTGTCGCCATCCTCGGCATCATCGCCCTGTGCGGGATGATCATGCGCAACTCGGTGATCCTGATCGACCAGATCCAGATAGAGACCGCCAGTGGCCGGGATCCCTGGAGCGCCGTGGTCGAGGCGGCCGTGATGCGGGCCCGCCCGGTAATGCTGACGGCGGCGGCCACTGTGTTGGCCATGATCCCCCTGACCCGCAGTGTCTTCTGGGGCCCCATGGCCATCGCCATCATGGGGGGGCTGACCATCGCCACCCTGCTGACCATCTTCTTCGTGCCCTCCCTCTATGCTGCCTGGTTCCGGATCGCCCCGGTCAAGGAGACCGGGCGCACCCTGGCGCAGGCCGCTGGCGCAGAGGAGCGAGCATAGTGAACAAGGGACGCACAGCGCTGATGCTGACGGGGCTGCTGCTGAGCGGCGCCAGCCAGGCCATGGAGGGCACCCTGACCCTCACGGTGGAGAACGACGTCTTTACCGGCTCCGACAACAACTACACCAATGGCGTGGGGATCGCCTGGGTATCTGGGGACATAGATCCCGATGACCAGGGTGCACTCGGTCAATGGACCCGGCTCTGGTCATTTCTGCCGTTCGTGGCCGATGAGGGCTATTCCACTTATGCCTCCTGGGCCCTGGCCCAGGAGATCAACACCCCGGACGACATAGGGGAACCCCATCCCGATGTCGACGATCAGCCCTACTCAGGGGTGCTGGTGGTCGACAGCACTCTCTATGCCCGCAGGTGGGACTGGAGCCACGCCTGGCAGCTCAAACTGGGGGTTGTGGGCCCCGCCTCCCAGGCCGACGACACCCAGCGGGAGTTCCATCGCCTGATCGGGGCCGACAAGCCGCAAGGCTGGGATACCCAGCTGCCGAACGAACCCATCGTCAACCTCAACTACACGGTGGCCCACCTCGCCGCCGCCGGACACACAGCCGCCGAGCTGGAATGGCGTCTGGTGCCCCTCGCCACCGCCGGAGTCGGCAACTATTTCACCGGAGCCGGGGTCGGTCTCTATGGCGAAATAGGCTGGGATCTGGTGGATGCCCTGGGGGTCACCGCCCTGCGCTCCGGCCTCAATGCCGCCTCCACGGTCGGCATTGCGCCGCAGAATCGCTGGTCGCTGTCGCTCTTTGGCGGCGGCGGCGCCTACGGGGTCGTTCACTACCTGCCCCTCGACGGCACACTGTTTCGCACCAGTCACTCCGTCGATTCCGAGCCCGTCATCGGCATGGGCTCCTTCGGCTTCTGCCTGCGGCGGGGCAAGTTGACCCTGGGGTTCGCCCGCACCTTTTTCACCGAGACCTTCGACACCCAGCGAGAGCAGACCAACTTCGGCACCCTGAGCCTGTCATGGGTGCTGTGATCGCCATCCCCTGGGCGCGCTCGTCGGCAGCCATCTGGGCTGAGGCTGGCCTTGCGCCAGATGCAAGAGGCAGCGGATCGCTGCATTAGCCTTCATAAAAAACGGGAGCCATATTGGCTCCCGTTGTCATTCCTTCCCTTGGGTCAGTGGCGACCGAAGGGCCACCAGGGCTTGTCGTTGTCCTGGATGTCGACCCGGGTCTCCTGCACCGCCCCCGGCTGGGCACCCTGCACCTTCACCAGGCTTACCTTGAACTGCTCGGTGGACTCCACGAACCAGTCATCCAGGATCAGCACCTTGATGGACTTGCTGCCCCCCTCGCCCGCGGCCCAGCTCACCGACTGGCCGAACCAGGGCAGGAAATCCAGCCCCCAGCGCGCCGTGATCCCCTCAAGGCCCAAGGTGGCACGGGCGGGCTTGCTGAGATCGCCACTGCGCACCAGGGGTATCTCGGCAAACCACTGCCCCTCGTTCACCGTCATGCTGGCTTGGGCCAGGGCGATGGTGGAGGACGCCAGCTTGTCCTTGATGGTCACCAGGGTCTGGTGTTGCTCCCCCAGGGTCGCGCCGCTGGCATCGAACAGCTCCAGGGTGAAGGTCTCGTCCCCCTCGTGCAGGGTGTCGCTCTTCACCGGAATGCTGATGGTCTGGCTGTCGCTCTGCCCTGCCGCCCAGTTCAGGGTACCGGTCAGTGGCGCCACGTCCTTGGCATCGGCACTGCCGTAGGCGATGCGGTAGCTGACGCTCGCCTCCCCATGGCTACCGTCCCGGCGCGCCACTGTCAGCGTGAGAGTGCTGCCCTCCTCTACGCTGGCGGCGGCGCCCTCGAGGCTCAAGACCCCGGCGGGCGGCAGCGGATACTGGATGGCCACCAGCACGGGATCATGATCCGAGGCGCTGAAGGGCCCCTCGGATTTCACCAGCTGGCCGCTGTACTTGCTGCCGTACTCGAAGAAGTTGCTCTCGGCGGAGTTGATGTGCCAATCCTCGATGCCGATCACCTTGGCCGCGAGGCTCGGATTTGCCAGGGCGTGATCCAGGTTGCCGAGCTCCCCCTCGTAGCTGTAGGAGTAGGTGTCGGTGCCGTGGAAGCGGGTGTTGAGGTTCACCAGACCATAGCCCTTGCCGAGGGCGCTGCCGCTCTCCTCATAGGGTTGGCCTGCCAGCGTGGTGAAGGAGGCGCTCAGGATCTGGCGCGTTTGTGCGGCCGGATCATAGTCGGTCAGCACCCGGATGGGATCCTCCATGCCGTAGGCGTTCAGATCCCCGATGAGCAGCAGATCCCCACTCACCCCCTTGAGGCGCTCCCCCAGCACCCTGGCGGCGGAGACCCGCAGGGCGTTGCAGTGGCCCTGACCATCCAGGGGATCGGCGGTCACGTAGTCGGGGTAATCCTCGAAGCAGGCGGAGCCCTTGGACTTGAGGTGGTTGACCACCAGGGTCAGGGGCGCATCCCCCTTGGGCGAGCTGAAACGCTGCACCAGCGACTCGCGCATCCCCTGGTTGATGGCTACCGGCTTGCCGCTGGCATCCACCGCCTCGGCCTGCTGCACCGGCAGCACTATGAGGCTGGCGGCCCCTTCTGGCGTCACGCTGGCGGGTCGGTAGATGAGGCCCACAGTGATGGCGTCGGTGCCTATGGGCTGGCCATCGGGGGAAGACACCCAGGCGTAGTGATCCGCCTCGTCCGGCTGGGCGGCGTTGAGGGCCGCCACCAGATTGGCGATGGCGGAGTTGTCGCCATAGCCGTTGTTCTCTATCTCCATCAGCCCCACCACGTCCGCATTGAGGCGGGTGATGGCGCTGACGATCTTGGTGCGCTGCAGCTCGAACTCAGGCACCGTCAGGGCGCCTCTGTTGCTGCCGGTGGGGTTGGCATCCCCGCCCACCACTGTGGTGAAGAAGTTGAGCACGTTGAAGCTCGCGACCCGCAGATCCCCTGCCTCGGCGAGCTCCGGGGTCTCTACCCGATCCCAGCCGCTGTGATCAATCTGGCTCGCGTCGATGCGGTTGCTGGCCACCAGCCTGAACAGGTTGTAGGAGTAGCCGAGCGCCCCCTCCAGCCCGTTGAGCCTGTCGCCGATACGCAGGTAACCATCCTCTGCGTTGAAGCCGGGATACCAGGGCAGCACGCCGTCCGGCGCCTTGGCGTCGGTCTCCACCACCAGTTGGTTTTGCTGGTTGCGCAGGGCCCAGTCGCTCGCCTCCTGGCTCAGGGCGGCAAACTTCTGGGTCGACTTGATGAGCGGCGCGCCATAGGCCAGCACCAGGTTGTTGCGCTTGCCGTCGTAGTCGAAGCTGAAGTTGCGGGTCACCACCAGACTGGAGCCGGGCACCAGCCGTACCTGCATCCCCTCGTGACGCTCCAGCAGCTGGCTCAGGCTCTCGCCTCCCACAGGTACCAGATCCACCGCCGGCAGCAAGGCCCCCACCGGCTGAGTCACCACCAACTGATCGGCACTGAGCTGGGTCTGGTTGAAATACTCTTTGACCTTGCCCGAGACGCACACCTCGGCCCCCGGCACCAGGGCGCCGTTGGCCTGGGTGCTGTGGATGAAGAGGCCGTCGGAGGTGGCCGGATCCCCGTCCCCCTGCGCGTCCTGAATGAAGAAACCCTTGTAGAGACCGCTCACTACCTGGGTTACCACGCCGCGGGTGGCATAAGCCTGTTCCGATTCAAACTTGCCGGCTGGCACCAGCGGGCTGCTGCTGCCCGGCCCCTGAATGGCGGGCACCGGCACCAGGCTGTCCACCGGGCAGACGAAAGCGGGCGGCTGGGTGCCATCGCAGGGAGCATCGCCGCTGCAGCCGAGACCACTGGCGTCATCCTTGGCGGCGGCCACATATTCCAGCGCCGGGTCGAAGGGGCCGGTCGCATCAGTGCGGCCCGTGGTGACGGTGGCCTTGCGGCGCAGGGTCATGTCCAGGGTCGAGACGCTGCCCGAGACCCAGGCCGTGCCCGGATCCACTCCCACCTGGCCGACGCTGTCTGCAATCTCGCTGCCGCGATAGAGCACCAGGGCATCGTCGCCGTTGAACACCAGGTTGCCGCTGGTCTGATTGGCCTTGGCCAGGATCTCGCCGCTGGCGGAGGGGTTGGCCAACACCAGACTGGCCCCCGGGGCCAGGGTGCCTTGCAGCGCCAGGCTGTTGGTGGGGGCATCGGTGAGGGGTTTGCCGTTGGCATAGAGCGCCAGCCGGTATTGGGAGAGATCGACGGGGTCCGAGCCGAGGTTGCTCAGCTCCACCGCCTTGTTGTTGCCAGAGCCTTCCAGGTATTCGCTGATCAGCAGTTGCGCCTGTGCCTGTCCTGAGAGCGCCAGCCCGACCGCGAGCGCCACCAGAGAGTGTCTTCCTGACATGGTCAGTTTCCTTTTTTTATGGGCAGATTATGTTATTGGCGCCCCGCGCAAGGCGGGCCGCAGCACCTTGTTACTGTCGAACTCGGCCAGCGGCCAAGATCGCGCCTACTCTGCCCCCTTAGCGACGGAGTCGCTGGGAGCTGGCTAACAATGCCAACAAATTGTTGCGTGCAGGTGACGAGCAATACCCGTATGGGCAGGTTATTTCGCTCCCGAAGGCGGGGCGACGGGTCTGCCGATATGTTCTGCCGCCTCTGTGTCGTCTCGGCGCACAAGGGAATGACAGACTCTGACACAGGGATACCAATCCGCATCTTGGCCGGGTGCGGCCGAGGGCGGCCATGGGGGCACGGCGGCCTTGGCAAGCCGGTCGGTGCAAGGCTGGGGGAATAACGGCAAGCGGGGAGAAGCGCCGGGAGAAATCGCCGCAAGGTTGGCGAGCCAATATTCCCCCTCGTCGGCAGGCAAATCCCATGGTCACAGTGAAAACGATGCCAAATGAAACAGGATTTTATCCTGACTGACTGGGGCAAGACGGTCAGGCCCTAAAAAAGAGGGGGGAGCATGCAGACGGCCATTGCTTTTTACCTCTTGAATGGCAATAGTTCTCACTTCTTTTTTTAGGCCCTATCCCCCCCGAGGTTTCACAAGATGTTTCGTCACCCCCTGGCAAAGTTGCTGCTGCTTGGTCAGCTCGCCCTGATGAGCTGGATGGCACAGGCCGCCGCCCCCGTTGAAGTGGAAGATGTGATGGGCCGCAAGGTCTCACTGAGCCTGCCTGCGAGCCGCATCGTGCTCGGTTTCTATCCCGAGGATTACCTGGCCGTGGCCGGTGAAGGGGGCGCCGATCGCCTGGTGGGCATGTCCCGCGGCTGGTTCGTCAAGTCCCGCCCCGCCATCTGGTCCCTCTATGTGGCCAGCCTGCCGCAGCTGGCCAAGGTGCCCGACCTTGGCAACGTGCAGGATCAGAGCTTCTCCATCGAGAAGACCCTGGCGGTCAAACCCGATCTGGTGATCCTGGCCCAGTGGCAATACGAGGCCCTGGCCCCGGATCTGCCGCGCCTCGAACAGGCAGGCATACCGGTGGTGGTGGTGGACTACAACGCCCAGACCCTGGCCCGACACATGGCGAGCACCCTGCTGCTTGGCAAGGTGACCGGCCAGGAGGCCCGTGCCCAGAAGATGGCCGACGAATACAAGGCCAAGATTGAGACCATCACTTCCCGGGTTGCCCAGGCGAAGCGCCAGCCGCCTCGCGTCTACATCGAGCTGGGGGACAAGGGCCCGGCCGAGTACAGCTACACCTATGGCAAGGACATGTGGGGCGCCATGGCCCTGCTGGCCGGGGGTGACAACGTCGCGGCCCCCTTCGTCGAACGCTGGGGCCCCATCCACCCTGAGCAACTGCTGGCGAGCAAACCCGAGGTGATCCTGATGGCGGGCTACGAGAGCGTGAGCAGCGCAGAGGCGATGCAGGTCGGTCAGGACGTCTCGGCCGAGACGGTGCGCCAGCGCCTGCAGGGTTTTGCCGCCCGTCCAGGCTGGAGCGAGTTGCCCGCCGTGCAGCAGGGTCGCCTCTATGCGGTCTATCACGGCGCCACCCGCAGCATCATGGATGCCGCCCTCATCGAGTTCATGGCCAAGGCACTCTACCCCGACTTGTTCCAGGATCTCGATCCCCTGGCCACCTATCAGGGCTTCTACCGCAGCTATCTGCCCATTCGTCCCCAGGGTACCTTTATGCTGGGTATCAAGTAATGGCAGGTTGAACCTGACGGGCCGGACTTTTCCGACCCGAGTCGGGAAAGTCCCTCTTCGTCATCCCTCTTCAACCCTTGCGGGCGCCCCTTGAGAGCGCCCGTTTCAGGATGGTTATCATGAATGATTTGGCTGCCCTGCAGCAGACCCTCACCCGCCAGCGACAACGGGAGCGCCGCCGCTGGCACTGGCTGGCGCTGCTCAGCCTGGTGCTGTGCATTACCCTGGTGCTCGACATCGCCACCGGCCCCTCCCTGCTGCCCCTTGGGGAAGTGATCGATGCCCTGCTCTCCCCCGCCCAGGCGGACTCCATGACCCGCACCATCGTCTTTGACATGCGCCTGCCCATCGCCCTGATGGCCCTGGTGGTCGGCGCCTCCCTCGGGCTTGGCGGCGTCCAGATGCAGACCCTGCTGGACAACCCCCTGGCCAGCCCCTACACCCTGGGGCTCGCGGCCGCGGCCGGGCTCGGCGCCGCACTGGCGCTCTATACCGGCGGTCTTGGGCTGCCGCCCCTGATTGCCATTCCGGCAGGTGCCTTCATCCTGTGCATGTTTGCCGCCAGCCTCTTGTTTGGTCTAGCCATGATGCGCAACATCAGCAGCCAGACCCTGATCCTGGCGGGCATAGCTCTGCTGTTCCTGTTCCAGTCCCTGCTCTCCCTGCTGCAGTTCCTCTCCTCCCCCGAGCTCAACCAGCAGATCATGTTCTGGCTGTTTGGCAGCCTGATGCGCACCACCTGGGATGCCCTGATCATCACGGCCGCCGTCACCCTGATCTGCACCCTGCTCATCTACCGTGACGCCTGGGCACTCACCAGCCTGCGTCTGGGGGAAGCCAGGGCACGCAGCCTCGGAGTCAACGTGGACAGGTTGCGCATGAAGACTCTGATCCTGGTCGCCCTGCTCACCGCCACTGCCACCAGCTTCGTCGGCATCATCGGCTTCGTCGGCCTGGTGGCCCCCCACATAGCCCGCATGCTGGTGGGGGAAGATCAGCGCTTCCTGATCCCGCTGTCGGCCCTGTGCGGCGCCTGCATGCTGTCGGCGGCTTCGGTGCTCTCCAAGTCCATCATTCCGGGGGCCCTCTTTCCCATCGGCATAGTCACTGCGCTCATTGGCGTGCCCTTCTTCATCTGGCTGATCCTCGGCAGGGGGCGTAAACGTGCTTGAAATATCCCGACTCTCCCTCTCCCTCGGCCAGCAGACCCTGCTGCGGGAGCTCGATCTCACCCTGCACCCGGGTCAGGTCCATGTGATCATCGGCCCGAACGGGACCGGCAAGACCTCGCTGCTGCGCGCCCTCTTTGGGGAATTGACCCCGGCTGCCGGCGAGATCCGTCTGGGGGGCCAGAGCGCCCGCCAGATGACTCAGGCCAAGTGGCGCCAGCAATTTGGCTACATGCCCCAGAACATCCAGTTGGAGCTGGATCTCAGCGTCATCGAAGTGGTGGTGCTGGGGCGCCTCGACAGCCTCTCCATGCGCCTGGCGGACGAGGACATACTGGCGGCCGGTCGCGCCCTGCAGGCCCTTGGCATCGCCCATCTGGCGGATCGCCCCCTCTACTCCTTAAGCGGCGGCCAGCGGCAGATGGTGCTGTTCGCCCAGGTGCTGCTGCGCGACCCCCGCATCATGATGCTGGACGAGCCGGTCAGTGCCCTGGACTTGCACCACCAGATGCAACTGATGGAGCACCTCTGCCAGCAGACCCGGGAGCAGCAGTGGATCACCCTGGTGGTGCTGCACGATCTCAACCTGGCGGCCCAGTTTGCCGATCAGCTGATCGTGCTGGCGGGGGACGATCTGCAAGCCTTCGGCCCCCCCGCCCAGGTGCTCGACGCCGACCTCATCGAGCGCCTCTATCAGGTGCCGGTGCAGATAAGCCACGATCAGAGCGGCATCCCCTTCCTTCGTACCCTGCGAAGACAATGATGACGAGACTTCCCATGACAGCGCCTGCGGCCTGGCCCGCAACAGGCACCCTGGTGCGCGCAAGATGAACGGCGCCTCCTACTGGCGGGACTGGCAGGGCATGAGCCCGGCCGCCCGCCTGCTCATCATCAATGGCCTGGCGTTCAACCTCGGCTTCTACATGATGCTGCCCTTCCTCGCCCAGCACATGGGCAGCGGACTTGGCCTCGCCGGCTGGGCCTGCGGCCTGGTCATGGGGATGCGGGTCTTCAGCCAGCAGGGGCTTTTCCTCTTGGGGGGGACCCTCGGTGATCGCATCGGCTATCACCCTGCCATCGTCTGGGGTTGCCTGGTGCGATCGGCCGGCTTCCTGCTGCTGGGCTGGGCCGAGTCCCTGCCCATACTGCTGCTGGCGGCGGCCCTGACCGGCTTTGCCGGGGCCCTGTTCACCCCCTGCGCCCAGGCCTATCTGGCGAGCGAATGCGGCACCCCGAGCCAGCGCCAGCGCGCCTTCGCCCTGCACAATCTCGCCA from Aeromonas rivipollensis carries:
- a CDS encoding ExeM/NucH family extracellular endonuclease, with amino-acid sequence MSGRHSLVALAVGLALSGQAQAQLLISEYLEGSGNNKAVELSNLGSDPVDLSQYRLALYANGKPLTDAPTNSLALQGTLAPGASLVLANPSASGEILAKANQTSGNLVFNGDDALVLYRGSEIADSVGQVGVDPGTAWVSGSVSTLDMTLRRKATVTTGRTDATGPFDPALEYVAAAKDDASGLGCSGDAPCDGTQPPAFVCPVDSLVPVPAIQGPGSSSPLVPAGKFESEQAYATRGVVTQVVSGLYKGFFIQDAQGDGDPATSDGLFIHSTQANGALVPGAEVCVSGKVKEYFNQTQLSADQLVVTQPVGALLPAVDLVPVGGESLSQLLERHEGMQVRLVPGSSLVVTRNFSFDYDGKRNNLVLAYGAPLIKSTQKFAALSQEASDWALRNQQNQLVVETDAKAPDGVLPWYPGFNAEDGYLRIGDRLNGLEGALGYSYNLFRLVASNRIDASQIDHSGWDRVETPELAEAGDLRVASFNVLNFFTTVVGGDANPTGSNRGALTVPEFELQRTKIVSAITRLNADVVGLMEIENNGYGDNSAIANLVAALNAAQPDEADHYAWVSSPDGQPIGTDAITVGLIYRPASVTPEGAASLIVLPVQQAEAVDASGKPVAINQGMRESLVQRFSSPKGDAPLTLVVNHLKSKGSACFEDYPDYVTADPLDGQGHCNALRVSAARVLGERLKGVSGDLLLIGDLNAYGMEDPIRVLTDYDPAAQTRQILSASFTTLAGQPYEESGSALGKGYGLVNLNTRFHGTDTYSYSYEGELGNLDHALANPSLAAKVIGIEDWHINSAESNFFEYGSKYSGQLVKSEGPFSASDHDPVLVAIQYPLPPAGVLSLEGAAASVEEGSTLTLTVARRDGSHGEASVSYRIAYGSADAKDVAPLTGTLNWAAGQSDSQTISIPVKSDTLHEGDETFTLELFDASGATLGEQHQTLVTIKDKLASSTIALAQASMTVNEGQWFAEIPLVRSGDLSKPARATLGLEGITARWGLDFLPWFGQSVSWAAGEGGSKSIKVLILDDWFVESTEQFKVSLVKVQGAQPGAVQETRVDIQDNDKPWWPFGRH
- a CDS encoding ABC transporter ATP-binding protein, which encodes MLEISRLSLSLGQQTLLRELDLTLHPGQVHVIIGPNGTGKTSLLRALFGELTPAAGEIRLGGQSARQMTQAKWRQQFGYMPQNIQLELDLSVIEVVVLGRLDSLSMRLADEDILAAGRALQALGIAHLADRPLYSLSGGQRQMVLFAQVLLRDPRIMMLDEPVSALDLHHQMQLMEHLCQQTREQQWITLVVLHDLNLAAQFADQLIVLAGDDLQAFGPPAQVLDADLIERLYQVPVQISHDQSGIPFLRTLRRQ
- a CDS encoding iron ABC transporter permease, which gives rise to MNDLAALQQTLTRQRQRERRRWHWLALLSLVLCITLVLDIATGPSLLPLGEVIDALLSPAQADSMTRTIVFDMRLPIALMALVVGASLGLGGVQMQTLLDNPLASPYTLGLAAAAGLGAALALYTGGLGLPPLIAIPAGAFILCMFAASLLFGLAMMRNISSQTLILAGIALLFLFQSLLSLLQFLSSPELNQQIMFWLFGSLMRTTWDALIITAAVTLICTLLIYRDAWALTSLRLGEARARSLGVNVDRLRMKTLILVALLTATATSFVGIIGFVGLVAPHIARMLVGEDQRFLIPLSALCGACMLSAASVLSKSIIPGALFPIGIVTALIGVPFFIWLILGRGRKRA
- a CDS encoding lipid A deacylase LpxR family protein; translation: MNKGRTALMLTGLLLSGASQAMEGTLTLTVENDVFTGSDNNYTNGVGIAWVSGDIDPDDQGALGQWTRLWSFLPFVADEGYSTYASWALAQEINTPDDIGEPHPDVDDQPYSGVLVVDSTLYARRWDWSHAWQLKLGVVGPASQADDTQREFHRLIGADKPQGWDTQLPNEPIVNLNYTVAHLAAAGHTAAELEWRLVPLATAGVGNYFTGAGVGLYGEIGWDLVDALGVTALRSGLNAASTVGIAPQNRWSLSLFGGGGAYGVVHYLPLDGTLFRTSHSVDSEPVIGMGSFGFCLRRGKLTLGFARTFFTETFDTQREQTNFGTLSLSWVL
- a CDS encoding ABC transporter substrate-binding protein translates to MFRHPLAKLLLLGQLALMSWMAQAAAPVEVEDVMGRKVSLSLPASRIVLGFYPEDYLAVAGEGGADRLVGMSRGWFVKSRPAIWSLYVASLPQLAKVPDLGNVQDQSFSIEKTLAVKPDLVILAQWQYEALAPDLPRLEQAGIPVVVVDYNAQTLARHMASTLLLGKVTGQEARAQKMADEYKAKIETITSRVAQAKRQPPRVYIELGDKGPAEYSYTYGKDMWGAMALLAGGDNVAAPFVERWGPIHPEQLLASKPEVILMAGYESVSSAEAMQVGQDVSAETVRQRLQGFAARPGWSELPAVQQGRLYAVYHGATRSIMDAALIEFMAKALYPDLFQDLDPLATYQGFYRSYLPIRPQGTFMLGIK
- a CDS encoding efflux RND transporter permease subunit → MKDFNLTQWALSHRAVVLFLILLITVAGTLGFGRLGQLEDPNFSVPSMTAMVVWPGATAQQLQDEVLNRMEKKFEQLDHFEKIKTFARQGFGGMLITVKGGTSKADQQEAWYQARKKFSDLELELPEGVVGPIFNDEFGDVYGLMYAIKGDGVSLADLADQGETIKRRLLKVPMVKKVDLLGKQTEKVHIEFSHERLAALGIQPVQIMAALKSQNAILPAGSLDTASDRIHVRISGQFRSLDDIRNLPIAAGGRLIKLGDFTTVRRGYEDPQTYSIRHNGQQVLMLGLSMTNDGNIVQLGAALETVITEIQHELPYGVELEQVADQPTTVKEAVWDFERSLVEALVIVVIVSLLSLGWRTGIVVALSVPLVLCMVAIFMLGTGWNLERISLGSLIIALGLLVDDAIIALEMMVVKMEAGWDKVKAASYSYQATAMPRLSGALITAAAFMPVGFSQSTTGEYAGGIFWIVGVAVIFSWLCSGLFTPYLAVKMLPDRLGHHHGDAGPYDTKGYRKLRGWIQQAIARRWLVIGVTFGALVLAVLAVKLVPQQFFPNSTRPELIVELRVKEGASFAATTAQVKGLEQVLTKDEDVRFYTAYTGAGAPRFYLSLDPEMPNPGYAQFVVMTRDLEARERVRSRLMAMASERFPQAWVRVTRLELGPPVGFPIQYRIVGADTQVVRAIARRIEHLVASHPQVRDVQLDWNDPVRALGVELDQEKVRALGLSPAEVAMATQSLMQGVTLTQLRDGEELIDVVARAIPSERLDVETLKDVNLYTSQGTVVSLSQIATVRHELEEPVLWRRNRDMAITVRADVVDGAQAVSVTQAITPLFKEIEATLPSGYRIDVGGAVEESNKANEALIAVAPVMLITILLILMLQLQSFSLMTMVLLTAPLGMIGVVAALLLFQAPLGFVAILGIIALCGMIMRNSVILIDQIQIETASGRDPWSAVVEAAVMRARPVMLTAAATVLAMIPLTRSVFWGPMAIAIMGGLTIATLLTIFFVPSLYAAWFRIAPVKETGRTLAQAAGAEERA